A single genomic interval of Helianthus annuus cultivar XRQ/B chromosome 6, HanXRQr2.0-SUNRISE, whole genome shotgun sequence harbors:
- the LOC110864368 gene encoding ethylene-responsive transcription factor ERF027: protein MSNPPPPPPPPPPPPPPRKNPVIKVQLPPKPIGMSPSSSSAGSPNRRSPAASGKHPVYRGIRCRSGKWVSEIREPRKSKRIWLGTYPSPEMAAAAYDVAALALKGSDAVLNFPDYVGTYPVPALPEPAFIRSAASAAAELMRPSSAVADSNLLDSPGDQPLASENEFMDEEAIFGMPNLLADMAEGMLMTPPRQPGTDDFSPNDASDCDNLWNY, encoded by the coding sequence aTGTCCAACCCTCCTCCACCCCCAccccctcctcctcctccgcctccGCCCCGAAAAAATCCTGTTATTAAAGTCCAGTTACCGCCAAAACCGATAGGTATGAGCCCATCTTCGTCATCGGCGGGCTCTCCAAACCGACGTAGCCCCGCGGCTTCGGGAAAACATCCGGTTTATCGTGGAATACGATGTCGTAGTGGAAAGTGGGTGTCGGAGATACGGGAGCCGCGTAAAAGCAAGCGTATATGGCTCGGGACGTACCCGTCCCCCGAGATGGCGGCTGCGGCGTATGATGTGGCGGCTTTGGCACTCAAAGGAAGTGATGCGGTGTTGAACTTTCCAGATTATGTTGGGACGTACCCCGTGCCGGCTTTGCCAGAGCCGGCTTTTATTAGGAGCGCGGCTAGTGCTGCAGCCGAGCTGATGAGGCCCAGCTCGGCTGTGGCGGATAGTAACTTGTTGGATTCACCTGGTGATCAGCCTCTGGCGTCTGAGAATGAGTTCATGGATGAAGAAGCTATTTTTGGTATGCCGAATTTGTTGGCGGATATGGCGGAAGGAATGCTGATGACTCCACCCCGACAGCCGGGCACGGATGACTTTTCGCCTAATGATGCTTCGGATTGTGACAATTTGTGGAACTACTAG